A window of the Hyphomicrobiales bacterium genome harbors these coding sequences:
- a CDS encoding phosphoribosylamine--glycine ligase — translation MNVLLIGSGGREHALAWALAKSHELGTLYAAPGNAGIAEVATLVELDAADHEAVVAFCREKRIGLVVVGPEAPLVAGLVDDLDAAHIPAFGPTREAARLEGSKRFTKELCDRASIPTARYRVFDKADPARLYARVMGAPIVVKADGLAAGKGVVVAATVDEAIAAIDACFEGEFGEAGAEVVIEQCLVGEEASFFALTDGTTVVPLATAQDHKRVGEGDTGPNTGGMGAYSPATVMTPKLIARTMAEIVEPTVRTLAEMGCPYKGVLYAGLMITAEGPKLIEYNVRFGDPECQVLMMRLNGDLLGLLKAAAAGRLGSAKVDWTDDVALTVVMAAKGYPGAYEKGTEIRNVEAASAMPGVEVFHAGTKREDGKLLANGGRVLNVTALGPTVADAQARAYEAVDAIEWLEGFCRRDIGWRAMSDDTEVEETISAAAIEAAIAEMAAASAAQTPEPARIAASAPAMSAVVAALAGAGDQADAAEELDEIVDTDIDEAPAELAEVATEPEIELEPIEDAGAAEEVELVADPDVLGGALEDALSDIDFDLDLDDMDDEESGDEGDEEPVAADPVLEDIFANEMDLDLGLDDGEADADTGDSEGAAGEADEDTLEGTLQSAVEAAFALDDFADETEDDDGEADGKKD, via the coding sequence ATGAACGTCCTGTTGATCGGCTCCGGTGGTCGCGAACATGCGCTCGCCTGGGCGCTGGCGAAATCGCACGAGCTGGGTACGCTCTACGCGGCACCCGGCAATGCCGGCATTGCCGAGGTGGCGACGCTGGTCGAGCTCGACGCGGCCGATCACGAGGCGGTGGTTGCGTTCTGCCGCGAAAAGCGGATCGGTCTCGTCGTCGTCGGTCCCGAGGCGCCGCTGGTCGCCGGACTGGTCGACGATCTTGACGCCGCCCATATTCCCGCCTTCGGCCCGACCCGCGAAGCCGCCCGCCTCGAAGGCTCCAAGCGCTTCACCAAGGAACTCTGCGACCGCGCCAGCATCCCGACCGCCCGATACCGCGTTTTCGACAAGGCCGACCCGGCCCGCCTCTACGCCCGCGTCATGGGCGCGCCGATCGTCGTCAAGGCCGACGGGCTGGCAGCCGGCAAGGGCGTCGTCGTCGCCGCGACCGTGGATGAGGCGATTGCCGCCATCGACGCCTGTTTCGAGGGCGAATTCGGTGAGGCCGGAGCCGAGGTTGTCATCGAGCAGTGCCTCGTCGGCGAGGAGGCGAGTTTCTTCGCCCTGACCGACGGCACCACCGTGGTGCCGCTTGCGACCGCGCAGGACCACAAGCGCGTCGGCGAGGGTGACACCGGCCCGAACACCGGCGGAATGGGCGCCTATTCCCCCGCGACCGTGATGACGCCGAAGCTGATCGCCCGCACCATGGCCGAGATCGTCGAGCCGACCGTGCGCACGCTCGCCGAGATGGGCTGCCCCTACAAGGGCGTGCTCTATGCCGGGCTGATGATCACCGCCGAAGGCCCGAAGCTGATCGAATACAATGTCCGTTTCGGCGATCCCGAGTGCCAGGTGCTGATGATGCGCCTGAACGGCGATCTGCTGGGGCTGTTGAAGGCCGCCGCCGCCGGCCGGCTCGGTTCCGCCAAGGTCGACTGGACCGACGATGTCGCGCTCACCGTCGTCATGGCCGCGAAGGGCTATCCGGGCGCCTATGAAAAAGGCACCGAGATCAGGAACGTCGAGGCGGCGTCCGCCATGCCCGGCGTCGAGGTGTTCCATGCCGGCACCAAACGCGAGGACGGCAAGCTGCTCGCCAATGGTGGTCGGGTTCTCAACGTCACCGCGCTCGGCCCGACTGTTGCCGACGCCCAGGCGCGCGCCTATGAGGCAGTCGACGCCATCGAATGGCTCGAAGGCTTCTGCCGCCGTGACATCGGCTGGCGCGCGATGAGCGACGACACCGAGGTCGAGGAAACCATCAGCGCGGCTGCGATTGAGGCCGCGATTGCCGAGATGGCGGCGGCATCGGCAGCGCAGACGCCCGAACCGGCGCGCATTGCTGCCTCGGCGCCGGCAATGTCGGCTGTGGTCGCGGCGCTGGCAGGCGCTGGCGACCAGGCCGATGCGGCCGAAGAGCTCGATGAAATTGTCGATACCGATATCGACGAAGCACCGGCCGAACTGGCCGAAGTTGCTACTGAGCCGGAAATCGAACTCGAACCGATCGAGGACGCAGGGGCAGCCGAAGAGGTCGAACTGGTCGCTGATCCCGACGTGCTCGGTGGCGCGCTTGAAGACGCGTTGAGCGACATCGATTTCGACCTCGACCTCGACGATATGGACGACGAGGAGTCCGGCGATGAGGGCGACGAGGAGCCCGTCGCCGCCGACCCGGTTCTGGAAGACATCTTTGCCAACGAGATGGATCTCGATCTTGGGTTGGATGACGGCGAAGCGGACGCCGATACGGGCGACTCCGAAGGTGCCGCGGGCGAAGCCGACGAAGACACGCTCGAAGGGACCTTGCAGAGCGCCGTCGAAGCAGCCTTCGCGCTTGACGACTTCGCCGATGAAACCGAAGACGACGACGGCGAAGCCGACGGAAAGAAGGACTGA
- a CDS encoding alpha/beta hydrolase — MADDSDPGDLFPGFAETRLEGDGLTLHARIGGEGPPLVLLHGYPQCHVMWHRIAPELARHFTCIIPDLRGYGQSDCAADSVEGSGYSKRAMGNDIAAAMSALGHDRFAVAGHDRGARVGYRMALDHADRVERLVVLDILPTADYWLRMDRAYGLKMYHWLFLAQPAPMPETLIGGAPAAYLEHTIASWSKAGDLSAFDPRALDAYRGFFAEPERIHAVCEDYRAGAGIDRELDEADQAAGRRIACPVLTVWGETGLAPKPASEDDSQLSVWRRWTENVTGAPVDSGHFVAEENPQATLAHLIPFLTA, encoded by the coding sequence ATGGCGGACGACAGCGATCCCGGCGATCTGTTTCCAGGCTTCGCTGAGACGCGGCTTGAGGGCGATGGGCTGACGCTTCACGCCCGTATCGGCGGGGAAGGCCCGCCGCTCGTCCTGCTGCACGGCTATCCGCAATGCCATGTCATGTGGCACCGCATCGCGCCGGAACTGGCGCGCCATTTCACCTGCATCATCCCCGATCTGCGCGGCTACGGGCAAAGCGACTGCGCGGCCGACAGCGTCGAAGGCTCCGGCTATTCCAAACGCGCCATGGGCAACGACATCGCCGCTGCCATGTCCGCGCTCGGCCATGACCGCTTCGCCGTCGCCGGCCATGACCGGGGTGCGCGCGTCGGCTACCGCATGGCGCTCGATCACGCCGACCGTGTCGAGCGGCTCGTCGTCCTCGATATCCTGCCGACGGCGGACTACTGGCTGCGTATGGATCGCGCCTACGGGCTGAAGATGTATCACTGGCTGTTCCTTGCCCAGCCCGCGCCGATGCCCGAAACGCTGATCGGCGGCGCGCCGGCGGCCTATCTGGAACACACCATCGCAAGCTGGTCCAAGGCCGGCGATCTCTCCGCCTTCGATCCGCGGGCGCTGGACGCCTATCGCGGCTTCTTCGCCGAGCCTGAGCGCATCCATGCGGTTTGTGAGGATTATCGCGCGGGCGCCGGCATCGACCGCGAACTGGACGAAGCCGATCAGGCCGCCGGGCGCCGCATCGCCTGTCCGGTGTTGACCGTGTGGGGCGAAACCGGTCTGGCGCCGAAGCCGGCTTCGGAGGATGACAGTCAGCTTAGCGTGTGGCGGCGCTGGACCGAGAACGTCACCGGCGCGCCGGTCGATTCCGGCCATTTCGTTGCCGAGGAAAATCCGCAGGCGACGCTCGCGCATCTCATTCCCTTTTTGACCGCGTAA
- a CDS encoding phosphotransferase family protein: MSNRIDRQEAFSGTRETPEALQFDERRLERWLRDRIEGFDGPLDVRQFKGGQSNPTYRVATPHQAYVLRRKPPGKLLPSAHAIDREYRVMAALGKVGFPVPKVHLLCEDDSVIGTAFYLMDEVVGRVFWEPEMPASDRIERAAVYDAMNAAMAQLHSFDPVELDLADFGKPEGYVARQIARWSKQYRASQTETIPEMDRLIDWLPDNLPPENPARLVHGDFRLDNMILDAVEPRILAVLDWELSTLGDPVADFTYHCMQWEMPPSEEGAGVGSLVGCNLEVLGIPALADYIAAYERRTGLVVGAHIDFYFAYNFFRLGAILQGIVGRVRDGTATNANAAAMADQVRPLAETAWRFAQKAGA; the protein is encoded by the coding sequence ATGTCCAACCGGATCGACCGTCAGGAAGCATTTTCCGGCACCCGCGAAACGCCCGAGGCGCTGCAATTCGACGAGCGTCGCCTGGAACGCTGGCTGCGCGATCGCATCGAGGGCTTCGACGGCCCGCTCGACGTGCGCCAGTTCAAGGGTGGCCAGTCGAATCCGACCTATCGGGTCGCCACGCCGCACCAAGCCTATGTGCTGCGTCGCAAGCCGCCCGGCAAGCTGTTGCCGTCCGCGCACGCGATCGACCGCGAATACCGGGTCATGGCAGCGCTCGGCAAGGTCGGCTTCCCGGTGCCGAAGGTGCATCTCCTGTGCGAGGACGACAGCGTCATCGGCACGGCGTTCTACCTGATGGACGAGGTGGTCGGGCGGGTGTTCTGGGAGCCCGAGATGCCGGCTTCCGACCGCATTGAGCGCGCCGCCGTCTATGACGCCATGAACGCGGCGATGGCGCAGCTTCACAGCTTCGATCCCGTGGAGCTCGATCTCGCCGATTTCGGCAAGCCCGAAGGCTATGTCGCCCGCCAGATCGCCCGCTGGTCGAAGCAGTATCGCGCGTCGCAGACCGAGACGATCCCGGAGATGGACCGGCTGATCGACTGGCTGCCCGACAATCTGCCGCCGGAAAACCCTGCCCGCCTGGTGCATGGCGATTTCCGGCTCGACAACATGATCCTCGACGCCGTCGAGCCGCGCATTCTCGCCGTGCTCGACTGGGAGCTGTCGACGCTTGGCGATCCCGTCGCCGATTTCACCTATCACTGCATGCAGTGGGAAATGCCGCCCTCGGAAGAAGGCGCCGGCGTCGGCTCGCTGGTCGGCTGCAATCTGGAAGTGCTCGGCATTCCGGCGCTGGCCGACTACATCGCGGCTTACGAGCGGCGCACCGGCCTTGTGGTCGGCGCCCATATCGATTTCTACTTCGCCTACAATTTCTTCCGCCTCGGCGCGATCCTGCAGGGCATCGTCGGGCGGGTGCGCGACGGCACGGCAACCAACGCCAACGCCGCCGCCATGGCCGATCAGGTCCGCCCGCTGGCCGAGACCGCCTGGCGCTTCGCGCAAAAAGCCGGCGCGTGA
- a CDS encoding patatin: MTSPRIGLALGGGGARGLAHIPVLEALDDLGIVPAAIAGTSIGAIMAAGYGAGMTGADIRTFTTELFNNRTEVLSRLWKLRGKGLSMFENGGLARIDAERVVELFLPENLPENIEDLRMPVSLVAADFYGWDEADLRTGPLRKSIAASIALPVIFKPVSCHGRVMMDGGLVNPLPFDKLPEDVDIVLAVDVLGGPEPHHRRKLPSTSESIFGATQLLMQTIQREKLSRRRPDILIRPDINAFRVLNFLKANEILKAAGPVREETKRRLGRLIHVWETGGDLAAEQADALEWTSAERAPAQLLQFER; the protein is encoded by the coding sequence ATGACGTCCCCTCGTATCGGTCTGGCACTCGGCGGCGGCGGTGCCCGCGGCCTGGCCCATATCCCGGTTCTCGAAGCGCTGGATGACCTTGGCATTGTACCGGCCGCTATCGCCGGTACGTCGATCGGCGCCATCATGGCTGCCGGCTACGGCGCCGGCATGACCGGGGCGGACATTCGCACCTTCACGACCGAGCTGTTCAACAACCGGACCGAGGTTCTGTCGCGGCTGTGGAAGCTGCGCGGCAAGGGCCTTTCGATGTTCGAGAACGGCGGGCTCGCGCGCATCGATGCCGAACGCGTCGTCGAACTGTTCCTGCCGGAAAACCTGCCGGAAAATATTGAAGACCTGCGCATGCCGGTCTCGCTCGTCGCCGCCGATTTCTATGGCTGGGACGAGGCAGACCTGCGCACCGGTCCGCTGCGCAAGTCGATTGCCGCCTCGATTGCCCTGCCGGTGATCTTCAAGCCGGTATCCTGCCACGGCCGGGTGATGATGGATGGTGGTCTGGTCAATCCGCTGCCCTTCGACAAGTTGCCGGAGGATGTCGACATCGTGCTCGCCGTCGATGTGCTTGGCGGTCCCGAACCGCACCATCGCCGCAAGCTGCCGTCGACATCGGAGTCGATCTTCGGCGCCACCCAGCTTCTCATGCAGACGATCCAGCGCGAGAAACTGAGCCGCCGCCGCCCGGATATCCTCATCCGCCCGGACATCAATGCCTTCCGCGTTCTCAACTTCCTGAAAGCCAACGAAATCCTGAAAGCCGCCGGACCCGTGCGTGAGGAAACCAAGCGCCGCCTCGGCCGGCTGATCCACGTCTGGGAAACGGGTGGCGACCTTGCGGCAGAGCAAGCTGACGCGCTTGAATGGACGAGCGCGGAACGGGCGCCCGCGCAACTGCTCCAGTTCGAGCGGTAA
- a CDS encoding potassium transporter TrkA: MEHGHTTAFYAHTLVLLGAAVIAVPVFKRLGLGSVLGYLAAGVVVGPFVLQIFADPQEILQFAELGVVFFLFLIGLELKPSRLWSMRHDIFGLGTLQVVVSAALLSSCAHYFGLSWKIAVIAGFGLALSSTAFVMQILEEHNEMSTPHGHKSIAILLLQDLAIVPLLALVAFLAPGGGEASSSMPGYVTAGLAMGALLIVFVAGRYLINPVFGTLAHARAREIMTAAALFVVLGAAWLLQIAGFSMAMGAFLAGVLLAESSFRHELEADIEPFRGILLGLFFMGIGMTIDLGLLVKEWKTIIAAVGALIGIKAVVIYILTRGFGSGHNDAMRSAMLLPQGGEFGFVLFAAALAAGIMSQQLSSTLAAIVTLSMLATPFTVALSRKLIRRPRKDEMEEDFEGAQGSVFIIGFGRFGQIVSQVLLARGIDVAIIDNDPERIRAASRFGFRIYYGDGTRLDVLRAAGADEASIFAVCTARRSADKAIALIQAHFPLARIHARAYDRAHTLELRQRNVDFELRETFESALRFGHETLVALGETSDDADEMIEFIRRRDGERLLIQEADGFNAGTDLIHKRPVKPEPLTEPHRRSTALSDETEVIARNAEGYSGYEDAEDDRS; encoded by the coding sequence ATGGAACACGGACATACAACTGCGTTTTATGCCCACACGCTGGTGCTGCTCGGCGCGGCGGTCATCGCCGTGCCGGTTTTCAAGCGGCTCGGGCTCGGCTCAGTGCTCGGCTATCTGGCCGCCGGCGTGGTGGTCGGTCCGTTCGTGCTGCAGATCTTCGCCGACCCGCAGGAAATTCTACAATTCGCCGAACTCGGCGTCGTCTTCTTCCTGTTCCTGATCGGCCTTGAGCTGAAGCCGTCGCGGCTGTGGTCGATGCGGCACGACATCTTCGGGCTCGGGACGTTGCAGGTCGTGGTGAGCGCCGCTCTGCTCTCGTCCTGCGCCCACTATTTCGGACTGTCGTGGAAAATCGCCGTCATTGCCGGCTTCGGGCTGGCGCTTTCGTCGACCGCATTCGTCATGCAGATCCTCGAAGAACACAACGAAATGAGCACGCCGCACGGGCACAAGTCCATCGCGATCCTCTTGCTGCAGGACCTAGCGATCGTTCCGCTGCTGGCGCTCGTTGCCTTTCTTGCCCCCGGAGGTGGGGAAGCCTCAAGTTCGATGCCGGGCTATGTGACGGCGGGCCTGGCGATGGGTGCCCTCCTCATCGTGTTCGTTGCCGGCCGCTATCTGATCAATCCGGTGTTTGGGACGCTGGCCCATGCGCGTGCCCGCGAAATCATGACGGCAGCCGCCCTGTTCGTCGTGCTCGGCGCGGCCTGGCTTTTGCAGATCGCCGGATTCTCGATGGCGATGGGGGCCTTCCTTGCCGGCGTCCTGCTGGCCGAATCCTCGTTCCGGCACGAACTTGAAGCCGATATCGAACCGTTCCGCGGCATCCTGCTCGGTCTGTTCTTCATGGGCATCGGCATGACCATCGACCTTGGCCTGCTGGTAAAGGAATGGAAAACGATCATCGCCGCTGTCGGCGCGCTGATCGGCATCAAGGCGGTGGTCATCTACATCCTGACGCGCGGCTTCGGCAGCGGCCACAACGACGCGATGCGCTCGGCCATGCTGCTGCCACAGGGTGGTGAGTTCGGCTTCGTTCTGTTCGCCGCCGCGCTGGCGGCCGGCATCATGAGCCAGCAATTATCCTCGACGCTTGCGGCCATCGTCACGCTGTCGATGCTGGCGACACCGTTCACGGTCGCGTTGTCCAGGAAGCTGATCCGGCGTCCGAGAAAAGACGAGATGGAGGAAGACTTCGAGGGCGCCCAGGGATCGGTGTTCATCATCGGGTTCGGCCGCTTCGGCCAGATCGTTTCGCAGGTGCTTCTGGCGCGCGGTATCGACGTCGCCATCATCGACAACGACCCGGAACGGATCCGGGCAGCGAGCCGGTTCGGCTTCCGCATCTACTACGGCGACGGCACGCGGCTTGACGTGCTGCGTGCGGCAGGAGCGGACGAAGCAAGCATCTTCGCGGTGTGCACGGCGCGGCGTTCGGCAGACAAGGCCATTGCCCTCATCCAGGCGCACTTCCCGCTGGCGCGCATCCATGCCCGCGCCTACGACCGTGCCCACACGCTCGAACTGCGCCAGCGCAATGTGGACTTCGAACTACGCGAGACCTTCGAATCCGCGCTGCGTTTCGGCCATGAAACGCTGGTCGCGCTGGGGGAAACCTCGGACGATGCCGACGAGATGATCGAATTCATCCGCCGGCGCGACGGCGAGCGCCTGCTGATCCAGGAAGCCGACGGGTTCAATGCGGGGACGGACCTGATCCACAAGCGGCCGGTGAAACCCGAGCCGCTAACCGAGCCACATCGCCGGTCCACAGCCTTGAGCGATGAGACCGAAGTGATCGCGCGCAACGCGGAAGGCTATTCGGGCTACGAGGACGCCGAGGACGATCGAAGCTGA
- a CDS encoding metalloprotease TldD, protein MSERNDSPLDLIQSAGLDASRVEAITADALKGADDGELFLEYRQSEALLFDNGRLKSASFDTAQGFGLRAVADEAVGYAHSDEMTEASLKRAADAVQAVKRGYNGTYAAPPARTNRALYGDVNPIGSPAFEDKVKLLQTIDAYARDRDPRVRQVSVSLAGSWQVVDILRADGHRVRDVRPLVRLNVSIVAGDDARQESGSYGTGGREGFETFLTEESWQSCTDEALRQALVNLDAVPAPAGELDVVLGSGWPGILLHEAVGHGLEGDFIRKGESAFAGLLGQRVASPGVTVIDDGTMMARRGSLSIDDEGTPTSETVLIEDGILKGFMQDRQNARLMGVSPTGNGRRQSFAHAPMPRMTNTFMLKGDKSHDEIISSVKKGLYAASFGGGQVDITSGKFVFSCTEAYLIEDGKLGAPVKGAMLIGNGPDALTRVSMIGDDMALDPGIGTCGKGGQSVPAGVGQPTLRIDAMTVGGTGA, encoded by the coding sequence ATGTCCGAGCGTAACGACTCCCCTCTCGACCTCATTCAATCCGCCGGGCTCGATGCGTCGCGCGTCGAAGCGATCACCGCGGACGCGCTGAAGGGCGCCGATGACGGAGAGCTGTTCCTGGAATATCGCCAGTCGGAAGCGCTGCTGTTCGACAACGGGCGGCTGAAATCGGCCAGTTTCGACACGGCACAGGGCTTCGGCCTGCGCGCGGTTGCCGACGAGGCGGTCGGCTACGCCCATTCCGACGAGATGACCGAGGCCTCGCTGAAACGCGCCGCTGACGCCGTGCAGGCAGTCAAGCGCGGTTACAACGGCACCTACGCCGCACCGCCGGCCCGCACCAACCGGGCACTCTATGGCGACGTCAATCCGATCGGCTCGCCGGCCTTCGAGGACAAGGTGAAGCTGCTGCAGACGATCGATGCCTATGCCCGCGACCGCGATCCCCGGGTGCGGCAGGTCTCGGTGTCGCTCGCCGGCTCGTGGCAGGTGGTCGATATCTTGCGCGCCGACGGCCATCGCGTGCGCGACGTGCGCCCCTTGGTGCGGCTTAACGTGTCGATCGTCGCGGGCGACGATGCGCGCCAGGAATCGGGCAGCTACGGCACCGGCGGCCGCGAGGGTTTCGAGACGTTTCTGACCGAAGAAAGCTGGCAAAGCTGCACCGACGAGGCGCTGCGCCAGGCGCTCGTCAATCTCGACGCGGTACCGGCGCCGGCTGGTGAACTCGACGTCGTGCTCGGCTCCGGCTGGCCCGGCATCCTGCTGCATGAGGCGGTCGGCCACGGACTCGAGGGCGATTTCATCCGCAAGGGCGAGTCGGCCTTTGCCGGACTGCTCGGCCAGCGCGTCGCCTCGCCCGGCGTTACCGTGATCGACGACGGCACGATGATGGCGCGGCGCGGCTCGCTCAGCATCGACGATGAAGGCACGCCGACCTCGGAAACCGTGCTGATCGAGGACGGCATCCTCAAGGGCTTCATGCAGGACCGGCAGAATGCCCGGCTGATGGGCGTTTCCCCGACCGGCAACGGACGGCGGCAATCCTTTGCACACGCGCCGATGCCGCGAATGACCAACACCTTCATGCTGAAAGGCGACAAGAGCCACGACGAGATCATTTCGTCGGTGAAGAAGGGTCTCTATGCGGCATCCTTCGGCGGCGGCCAGGTCGACATCACGTCGGGCAAGTTCGTGTTCTCCTGCACCGAGGCCTATCTGATCGAGGACGGCAAGCTCGGCGCGCCGGTCAAGGGCGCAATGCTGATCGGCAACGGGCCGGACGCGCTCACCCGGGTGTCGATGATCGGCGACGACATGGCGCTCGATCCGGGCATCGGCACCTGCGGCAAGGGCGGCCAGAGCGTTCCCGCCGGCGTCGGCCAGCCGACGCTTCGGATCGACGCGATGACCGTCGGTGGCACCGGGGCGTAG
- a CDS encoding invasion-associated locus B family protein translates to MELVVIDFRVFVRSAAALCAAIVLSTVAVIPGPALAQGKVQSVHGDWQIRCDTPPGAQSEQCALIQNVTAEDRENVGLSVIALKTADQKAKILRVLAPLGVLLPSGLGLRIDDADVGRAGFVRCLPNGCIAEVILQDELIEKLKKGGLATFIIFQTPEEGIGIPISLEGFGEGFDALP, encoded by the coding sequence GTGGAGCTCGTCGTGATCGACTTCAGAGTGTTCGTGCGGAGTGCAGCCGCGTTGTGCGCCGCCATTGTCCTTTCGACCGTTGCGGTCATTCCCGGACCCGCCCTCGCGCAGGGTAAGGTACAGTCCGTGCATGGCGACTGGCAGATCCGCTGCGACACCCCGCCGGGTGCCCAGAGCGAGCAGTGTGCGCTGATCCAGAATGTCACCGCGGAAGACCGCGAGAATGTCGGCCTGTCCGTCATCGCGCTCAAGACCGCGGATCAAAAGGCCAAGATTCTCCGCGTGTTGGCGCCGCTCGGCGTGCTCCTGCCGTCAGGGCTGGGGCTGCGCATCGACGACGCCGATGTCGGCCGCGCCGGCTTCGTGCGCTGCCTGCCGAATGGCTGCATAGCGGAAGTGATCCTGCAGGACGAGTTGATCGAGAAGCTGAAGAAGGGCGGGCTCGCCACCTTCATCATCTTCCAGACGCCGGAAGAAGGGATCGGCATTCCGATCTCTCTCGAGGGCTTCGGTGAAGGCTTCGACGCCCTGCCGTGA
- the coxB gene encoding cytochrome c oxidase subunit II — translation MAAQPEPWQASLQPSVTEIMDDITWFESFTFWIITVITIFVTILLAICLIRFRASANPNPSRTTHHTMLEVAWTVIPIIILVVIAIPSFRLLYKQLEIPEADMTVKVVGYQWYWGYEYPDEKYAGLSFDSVMLDDAERADKIAAKGLTEKDVPRLLAVDSDMVVPAGKVIRVQVTAADVIHSFAMPAFGVKVDAVPGRLNETWFMAREPGVYYGQCSELCGTNHAFMPIAIRVVTPEQFEAWAAAAKDDLEGAYEQLAAAIAADKKTVEIAQR, via the coding sequence ATGGCAGCTCAGCCGGAGCCGTGGCAGGCCAGCCTGCAGCCCTCGGTCACCGAGATCATGGACGACATCACCTGGTTCGAGAGCTTCACGTTCTGGATCATCACGGTGATCACCATCTTCGTCACCATCCTGCTGGCGATCTGCCTGATCCGCTTCCGTGCTTCGGCCAACCCGAATCCGTCGCGCACGACGCACCACACGATGCTGGAAGTCGCCTGGACGGTGATCCCGATCATCATCCTCGTCGTCATTGCGATCCCGTCCTTCCGCCTGCTCTACAAGCAGCTCGAGATCCCCGAGGCCGACATGACCGTCAAGGTGGTCGGCTACCAGTGGTACTGGGGTTACGAGTACCCGGATGAGAAATATGCCGGCCTGTCGTTCGATTCCGTCATGCTCGATGACGCCGAGCGCGCCGACAAGATCGCCGCCAAGGGCCTGACCGAGAAGGACGTGCCGCGTCTGCTCGCCGTCGACAGCGACATGGTCGTTCCCGCCGGCAAGGTCATCCGCGTTCAGGTCACCGCCGCCGACGTCATTCACTCCTTCGCCATGCCGGCCTTCGGCGTGAAGGTCGACGCCGTTCCGGGCCGTCTCAACGAGACCTGGTTCATGGCCCGCGAGCCCGGCGTCTACTACGGCCAGTGCTCGGAACTGTGCGGTACCAACCACGCCTTCATGCCGATCGCGATCCGCGTCGTCACCCCGGAGCAGTTCGAAGCCTGGGCAGCGGCTGCGAAGGACGACCTCGAGGGTGCTTACGAACAGCTCGCCGCGGCCATCGCCGCCGACAAGAAAACGGTCGAAATCGCGCAGCGCTAA